In the Anaerobranca gottschalkii DSM 13577 genome, one interval contains:
- a CDS encoding 50S ribosomal protein L25, with the protein MSISLTVNKREGLKKGEKNRLRRQGFIPGVIYGKDLPNVLISVPYGDFIQALKEGAYGSIVSVIINNESHSAIIKEIQTDLVTGNIIHVDFQKVYSEQRINKEVPIKLVGDEIAKKSAIIQLQKRGIEVRGLPYEIPKQIEVDVSHLTAGTVVSVGQIAFPPGIEVYTPKDEVVLSLVANTGYMEMEPEVSGGDLT; encoded by the coding sequence GTGTCTATAAGTTTAACTGTTAATAAACGGGAAGGATTAAAAAAAGGGGAGAAAAATAGACTTCGCCGTCAAGGTTTTATTCCTGGAGTTATTTATGGGAAGGATTTACCAAATGTACTAATATCTGTGCCTTATGGTGATTTTATTCAAGCCCTTAAAGAAGGGGCTTACGGCTCTATTGTAAGTGTCATAATAAATAATGAAAGTCACAGTGCTATTATTAAAGAAATACAAACAGATTTAGTGACAGGGAATATTATTCATGTAGATTTTCAAAAAGTTTATTCAGAACAGAGGATAAATAAAGAAGTTCCTATCAAGTTGGTAGGTGACGAAATTGCCAAAAAATCTGCTATTATTCAATTGCAAAAAAGGGGAATTGAAGTTAGAGGACTTCCTTATGAGATACCAAAACAAATTGAAGTGGATGTTTCCCATTTAACTGCAGGTACTGTTGTATCAGTTGGCCAAATAGCTTTTCCGCCAGGAATTGAAGTTTATACTCCAAAAGATGAAGTGGTATTATCTTTGGTGGCTAATACAGGTTATATGGAAATGGAGCCTGAGGTTTCCGGTGGTGACCTTACTTAA
- a CDS encoding transposase zinc-binding domain-containing protein, protein MATGIIKQIFEDKWGEFKEKYPIRPTVLSEVKKMLTCKDMSEGYSKFCCPTCNEVRYVGFTCKS, encoded by the coding sequence ATGGCTACGGGAATAATAAAACAAATATTTGAAGATAAATGGGGAGAGTTTAAAGAAAAATACCCAATTAGGCCAACAGTATTGTCAGAAGTAAAAAAGATGCTAACTTGTAAAGATATGAGTGAAGGATATAGCAAATTTTGTTGTCCGACATGTAATGAAGTCAGATATGTAGGCTTTACCTGTAAGAGTC